Proteins co-encoded in one Cardiocondyla obscurior isolate alpha-2009 linkage group LG24, Cobs3.1, whole genome shotgun sequence genomic window:
- the LOC139111555 gene encoding serine-rich adhesin for platelets, producing MASDLSSGCTETIDILDDEKEEGEISLEDVSSSEEGGMGHLTSSYVVGRKRPCSACKSWGECTTWCNLAYHRKTRRDPVKGKENRHHVREAGNTAAKSTILTLQERNDDLVPISSDSDMEIVGLTDTSNRKAKVKKKKRKKKDYELLSIDELISPSSIELPAQDADTLKLREEVSSIHKSSGKSNYCRKVVLTSSTRKYRPVAPQTSRSSVNHSRSPAPKRSVRKARSPKRSPRRHSPARTTAKRPPPKPSLPSSTRSHDDRSCNVSRLLKKVKRLDPTGTHTSEPSVNRNKESSLKEKLSNMLRRASSDDHAVHLKKKSRAQPETINDADDEDDEALLRQKALETKQKKSHRSMDQLVDVELEKRSAASNDDHDEEALQLRMIALRSAVIKKHQNRVQRGIKAKRSARSESPFNSNFLDDIPVPGEELLRYPSPPCTPSCESNHIEDMDLDTDVEREKEKLPYSPTDKITENIPIDTALLGIEPSDVSFINVNETATSSVFEDTQEDFLIDSLASFYNKTYLPRQVPATQYFPPSEYGNETYHSNFNDPSVKRVKNSHDGIACDVINGISCQEGTYPSTGILSDTSNVPMSKNFFTPPISPHGTFAPSPQMQQIAEQPINDGTAFANVDSALRDDNLPYEIQPVSGYSATPELAMPASYTRGCDEPRSPNESIITIDDLPENNTDPFSPNIVLSGDKTAPDAEHIPKEAASRPTAAEPLYMQGVPDITKDRNKIPTLINRRLVPVPILKSNKLLQQHPKKKKTPPPGPAFKSAEMQPVTITLTDAGSNVFKPIKLQVAKKSVLPKPTTFHNLANEPPDEPENKELLPENDHEAIEAEHSEVLSANNETTLTRGKKRKRVKKNIRQNADGVPLLETANKSNSDAVNKDINIASTSVDRQSVTVSGKNDGNDMQDNLIENEKSVKLKSITDTEKTVNFSEAVVKNNSTEKNNNAVLPTSAECPDKRRSLQEEHTKEPHCLSTDLTSGNSNSTVADKAVEGSVTKCDNKRRQSIDEDEDELRAILLASLKRTKLTDNNCTAAPDSVKKSEVTVPPPASKTTAPMPSAISTTNNQALLPPTPSTSSKALSKTINDASVSVPNGIKKKTGTLDATKNPVKKVARKTLTSAKVVNNAKKYQNMIVQKKQLLLRKLDKNAAITKPSESTWLSAGASKTPHAFDTQRFVINLGESDTDTESEGETSSSVPEKPQAHQEVSADFEKNLNKFLRDVRTEQEQSAAATKSSTQAAKQDEPQIKKNSSNMPLAVRHLPVSQQEEYRRLKQVILEHEKLKLQRKMANNNSSSGGNSNSTNNKLLNVNVTKTTEKSVPPCDKKLQIKQDQNKLKMPDKSFQEVAAEVEKKNDDVCRTPAEKILPPNITKSTNVTSSQVKNGKKAIPNDLSIRISNVTTSSHNGAGRTIENLHDKQSAKDKQQLKPTLKVLTFNEINKKHVQVMLNSNTTERVVTINDKSVLQHDEPVVDENKSLAKADVSIEIINDKNLNNNDNDSNISTATTMQLHSSAESVVTQHEDVLDSTCSLSEYQAESHQQKIKRDISTSVLAENNDSANTSQSKSGLVSNDNISTNNVWNELKKNVKAELDSLTSLPKEEQEQYLRDTENKLVAKRYMLLDHLAEMSGNLRQWDMEEDVQIVLATEVKKLKEQLKIAEEKLQQQRDRVNSISPKVSVARRKINAGRQECSKLTKICSNLGNRLMGKTYKLPEAVAQLLANKFIEVANYTRQFAKKKNYSSDTSEVSYSSLFQETSELSKDMCTEENLSLQEKLLNNAISVDEVAGSKSDTSRSIQSNKNKSSSTTSDATAQFPQMILRQATPEKGETSINALNHCNKEPVSANQSSTSSSKSKLNQNNCVEQNNKHLKGNRTNKSDPVMSSKLKSSRRDSLNQECNKQSNKRASLQLPLSSSSSSPSPLISPSSVGSASVSTSTSRISTTTDTTMTDTTATNLTTTDTTTTNTTATKTISPYISILTHLKEPKNINPHGILCPYEMMGICRDESCQYIHLSSDLKN from the exons ATGGCGAGCGACCTGTCGAGCGGCTGCACGGAGACGATTGATATCCTGGACGACGAGAAGGAGGAGGGCGAGATTTCGCTGGAGGATGTTAGCTCGTCGGAGGAAGGCGGGATGGGACACTTGACCAGCAGCTACGTCGTCGGGAGAAAGCGACCGTGCTCCGCCTGCAAATCCTGGGGTGAATGTACCACTTGGTGTAACCTAGCGTACCATCGCAAAACCAGGAGAG atcCAGTCAAAGGGAAGGAAAATCGTCACCATGTCAGGGAAGCTGGAAATACAGCAGCGAAAAGTACGATATTAACGTTGCAAGAGAGAAATGACGACCTAGTACCTATCTCGAGCGACAGCGATATGGAAATTGTCGGTCTCACCGACACGTCCAATCGAAAAGCtaaagtgaaaaagaaaaagcgaaagaaaaaagattacgAGCTTCTCAGTATCGACGAACTGATTTCTCCGTCCTCCATCGAGCTGCCTGCACAAGACGCCGATACATTGAAGTTACGTGAAGAAGTAAGTTCAATTCACAAATCAAGTGGCAAGTCGAACTACTGTAGGAAAGTGGTCTTGACTTCGTCAACGCGGAAATATAGACCGGTGGCACCGCAAACTTCACGGTCCTCGGTAAATCATTCCCGGTCGCCAGCACCAAAAAGATCCGTGCGGAAAGCCAGGTCGCCGAAACGTAGTCCACGTCGTCACTCGCCCGCGAGAACGACGGCGAAGAGACCACCGCCGAAGCCGAGCTTGCCATCGTCGACACGTTCGCACGACGACAGGAGCTGTAACGTGTCGCGGTTGCTGAAGAAGGTGAAGCGTCTGGATCCCACGGGCACGCACACGTCGGAGCCGAGCGTGAACCGTAACAAAGAATCGTCGCTGAAGGAAAAACTTTCGAACATGCTGAGGCGAGCGAGCAGCGACGACCATGCGGTGCAccttaaaaagaaatctcgAGCCCAGCCGGAGACGATAAACGACgccgacgacgaagacgacgaagCGCTGCTGCGGCAAAAAGCGTTGGAGACCAAGCAGAAGAAATCGCATAGGTCCATGGATCAACTGGTGGACGTTGAATTGGAAAAGAGATCGGCCGCGAGTAACGACGATCACGACGAGGAGGCCTTGCAACTGCGTATGATCGCGCTTCGCTCGGCGGTTATAAAAAAGCATCAGAATCGAGTGCAGCGCGGTATCAAAGCCAAAAGATCCGCCCGCAGCGAGAGCCCGTTTAATTCGAATTTTCTTGACGACATACCCGTACCCGGCGAGGAGCTGCTCAGATATCCGTCGCCGCCGTGCACACCGTCGTGCGAGAGCAATCACATCGAGGACATGGATCTGGACACCGacgtcgagagagagaaagagaaactcCCGTACTCGCCGACTGACAAAATCACCGAGAACATACCGATTGACACAGCGTTGCTCGGTATCGAGCCATCCGACGTGTCATTCATTAACGTCAATGAAACGGCCACCAGTTCTGTATTCGAAGACACGCAGGAGGATTTCTTAATCGACAGTCTCGCGTCCTTCTACAACAAGACTTACTTACCTCGTCAGGTACCAGCCACTCAGTACTTTCCGCCATCGGAATACGGCAACGAGACTTACCATTCGAATTTTAATGACCCTAGTGTAAAGAGAGTAAAGAACTCTCACGATGGTATCGCCTGTGATGTAATAAATGGAATCAGTTGTCAGGAAGGGACCTATCCTTCGACGGGTATCTTGTCAGACACCTCTAACGTTCCGATGTCCAAGAATTTTTTCACGCCTCCTATCTCTCCCCACGGCACCTTTGCGCCTTCGCCTCAAATGCAGCAGATCGCGGAGCAACCTATCAACGATGGCACTGCGTTTGCGAATGTAGACTCCGCGTTGAGAGACGACAATTTACCATACGAGATTCAACCAGTCTCTGGATATTCCGCCACGCCAGAACTCGCGATGCCCGCATCGTATACTCGAGGATGCGACGAGCCGAGGTCACCTAACGAGTCAATAATAACGATCGACGATCTTCCGGAGAATAATACAGATCCGTTCTCTCCCAACATCGTTCTCAGCGGCGATAAAACCGCACCGGACGCGGAACACATTCCAAAGGAAGCAGCGTCACGTCCGACCGCGGCGGAGCCTCTCTACATGCAAGGTGTCCCAGATATTACTAAGGATAGAAATAAGATACCAACGTTGATCAATAGGAGATTGGTGCCCGTACCGATCTTGAAGTCTAACAAGTTGTTGCAGCAGCAcccgaagaagaaaaagaccCCGCCGCCGGGGCCGGCTTTTAAAAGCGCCGAAATGCAGCCGGTGACTATTACCCTTACGGATGCGGGCAGCAACGTCTTCAAACCGATCAAATTGCAAGTGGCGAAGAAATCTGTGTTGCCGAAGCCTACTACGTTTCATAATTTGGCGAACGAACCTCCGGACGAGCCGGAGAATAAGGAACTCTTGCCAGAAAACGATCACGAGGCAATTGAGGCAGAACATTCTGAGGTACTATCTGCGAACAATGAAACCACTTTAACGCGTGGAAAGAAGCGGAAACGcgtcaagaaaaatattcgccAAAACGCTGACGGTGTGCCATTGCTCGAGACCGCAAATAAGTCAAATTCCGATGCtgtaaataaagatattaatatcgcaaGTACGTCTGTAGACCGTCAGAGTGTAACCGTGTCAGGTAAGAACGACGGTAACGATATGcaagataatttaatagaaaatgaaaagtccgtaaaattgaaaagtatcACGGATACTGAGAAGACTGTTAATTTTAGCGAGGCAGTGGTGAAAAATAATAGTACAGAGAAAAACAATAACGCGGTGCTGCCGACGTCTGCCGAATGCCCGGATAAGAGACGAAGCTTGCAAGAGGAACATACCAAAGAGCCTCACTGTCTATCAACAGATCTTACGTCAGGCAATTCGAATTCGACTGTGGCCGACAAAGCCGTTGAAGGCAGTGTAACGAAATGCGACAACAAGAGAAGACAGAGCATCGATGAGGACGAAGATGAATTACGCGCTATCTTATTGGCTTCTTTAAAACGAACGAAGTTAACAGACAACAATTGTACGGCAGCTCCGGATTCTGTGAAGAAGTCCGAGGTAACTGTTCCACCGCCTGCATCAAAAACTACAGCTCCCATGCCATCCGCAATCAGTACAACGAATAATCAAGCGTTATTACCGCCGACACCGTCAACTTCGTCGAAAGCTCTAAGCAAGACAATCAACGATGCGTCTGTTTCGGTGCCGAACGGTATCAAGAAAAAAACTGGCACCCTGGACGCAACGAAGAACCCAGTGAAAAAGGTGGCGAGGAAAACGCTCACGAGCGCGAAGGTTGTTAACAACGCTAAGAAATATCAGAATATGATTGTGCAGAAGAAGCAGCTGCTTCTGCGAAAGCTCGATAAGAATGCAGCGATAACGAAGCCCAGCGAGAGCACGTGGCTGAGCGCTGGTGCTTCAAAGACTCCGCACGCCTTCGACACTCAGCGATTTGTGATAAATTTGGGAGAATCCGATACGGATACCGAATCCGAGGGTGAAACAAGCAGCTCTGTCCCGGAGAAGCCTCAAGCGCATCAAGAAGTCTCTGCCGACTTTgagaagaatttaaataagtttctGCGCGACGTTAGAACCGAACAAGAACAGTCCGCGGCGGCGACTAAATCGTCTACGCAAGCGGCTAAACAGGACGAGCCACAAATAAAGAAGAATTCATCTAATATGCCATTG gctGTAAGGCATCTTCCTGTATCACAGCAAGAAGAATATCGTCGCTTGAAACAGGTGATCTTGGAGCACGAAAAGTTGAAACTGCAGAGAAAGATGGCAAATAATAATAGCAGCAGCGGTGGTAATAGTAATAGTAccaacaataaattattaaacgttaacGTAACAAAAACAACGGAGAAATCCGTGCCACCGtgcgataaaaaattgcaGATAAAACAAGaccaaaataaattaaaaatgccaGATAAAAGCTTCCAAGAGGTGGCGGCGGAagtcgaaaagaaaaacgacgaCGTTTGTCGTACGCCTGCTGAGAAAATACTTCCACCGAATATTACTAAAAGTACTAATGTAACGAGCTCGCAAGTTAAAAATGGTAAGAAGGCGATACCAAATGATCTCAGTATCCGAATATCTAACGTTACCACTTCGAGTCACAACGGAGCTGGGAGAACGATTGAAAATTTGCACGATAAGCAATCGGCAAAAGACAAGCAGCAACTTAAACCTACGTTAAAAGTGTTAACGTTTaatgagataaataaaaaacatgtGCAAGTTATGTTAAATTCGAATACGACTGAGCGGGTTGTTACTATTAATGATAAATCGGTCTTGCAGCACGACGAACCAGTTgtcgatgaaaataaaagtttagcCAAGGCAGACGTCAGCATAGAGATTATAAATGacaaaaatctaaataataacgataatgatAGTAATATTTCCACGGCTACTACCATGCAATTGCATTCATCCGCAGAATCGGTCGTTACGCAACACGAGGATGTGCTGGATAGCACATGTTCGCTCTCCGAGTATCAAGCGGAAAGTCATcagcaaaaaattaaacgcgatatTTCGACGTCGGTGCTTGCGGAAAATAACGATAGTGCTAACACCTCTCAGTCGAAATCTGGCCTCGTTAGTAATGATAATATTAGCACGAATAACGTATGGAACGAGCTTAAAAAGAATGTTAAAGCGGAATTGGATTCTTTGACGAGTCTTCCAAAAGAAGAGCAGGAGCAGTACTTGAGAGATACCGAAAACAAATTAGTCGCTAAACg GTATATGCTCTTAGATCATTTAGCAGAAATGTCGGGGAATCTTCGTCAATGGGATATGGAAGAGGACGTACAGATTGTCCTGGCCACCGAAGTAAAAAAACTTAAGGAACAACTAAAGATAGCCGAGGAAAAATTGCAGCAGCAACGTGATCGCGTTAATAGTATAAGCCCGAAGGTCTCGGTCGCTCGTCGAAAGATCAACGCTGGACGGCAAGAGTGCTCCAAATTAACCAAAATCTGCTCCAACTTAGGTAACCGGCTCATGGGAAAAACCTACAA gttgCCAGAGGCAGTAGCGCAACTTTTggctaataaatttatagaagTTGCTAATTATACTCGTCAgttcgctaaaaaaaaaaattattccagcGATACTTCTGAAGTTTCTTATTCCAGTTTGTTTCAAGAAACTTCAGAATTATCGAAGGATATGTGCACTGAAGAGAATTTGTCattgcaagaaaaattattaaataatgcaattagTGTTGATGAGGTGGCGGGGTCGAAAAGCGATACTTCTCGTTCGATACAATCTAACAAAAATAAGAGTTCCTCAACAACATCAGATGCAACGGCACAGTTTCCGCAAATGATTTTACGCCAAGCGACACCAGAGAAGGGAGAAACCTCAATAAATGCTTTGAATCATTGTAACAAAGAGCCAGTATCTGCAAATCAAAGCAGTACATCATCTTCTAAATCAAAATTGAACCAAAATAATTGTGTAGAACAAAACAATAAGCATTTAAAAGGAAATAGAACGAACAAGTCTGATCCCGTCATGTCTTCAAAACTAAAATCTTCAAGGAGAGATTCTTTAAATCAAGAATGTAATAAACAGAGTAATAAGAGAGCCTCGCTACAATTGCCAttgtcatcgtcatcgtcttcGCCTTCGCCTTTGATTTCGCCTTCATCTGTGGGTTCGGCTTCGGTTTCGACTTCGACTTCAAGAATATCAACGACGACAGATACAACGATGACGGACACAACAGCGACAAATCTAACGACGACAGATACAACAACGACAAATACGACAGCGACAAAGACAATTTCACCTTATATATCGATTTTAACGCATTTAAAGGAGCCAAA GAACATCAACCCCCATGGAATTCTGTGTCCGTATGAAATGATGGGCATTTGCAGAGATGAAAGCTGCCAATACATTCACTTGTCGAGTGACCTGAAAAACTGA
- the LOC139111589 gene encoding uncharacterized protein isoform X3, whose protein sequence is MTTCVYELINVELFLYVKIAIFYIKFVNEMDEMGNNPSSVKYETNEKKKVTIVVDEDDPCLKKEDKINKEDKFQSQGFKFSPGDDPRFQQQNQTQRCFVMYTDFYRCQHILGEGSEACTWFKDVFTSICPRAWVEQWDELRLSGRLPWHKYKTQGAFPGNKYGE, encoded by the exons ATGACGACCTGTGTATATGAGCTTATAaatgttgaattatttttatatgtaaaaatcgccatattttatattaaatttgttaat gaAATGGACGAAATGGGAAATAATCCATCCTCGGTAAAATACGAAacgaacgaaaagaaaaaagtaactATCGTCGTGGACGAAGACGATCCTTGTCTTAAAAaggaagataaaattaataaagaagacAAATTTCAATCGCAAGGATTTAAGTTTTCTCCTGGTGATGATCCAAG ATTTCAGCAGCAAAATCAGACGCAAAGATGCTTCGTAATGTATACAGATTTCTATCGCTGTCAGCACATCTTAGGCGAAGGCTCCGAAGCATGCACGTGGTTTAAAGACGTTTTCACATCGATATGCCCGAGAGCCTGGGTGGAACAGTGGGACGAACTTAGGCTGTCAGGCAGATTACCTTGGCACAAATACAAAACTCAGGGTGCTTTTCCAGGGAACAAATACGGCGAataa
- the LOC139111589 gene encoding uncharacterized protein isoform X1 yields the protein MSFMKTLPLLDGAKVIVIDEDSNVTYATALIAGWMHTWKEKNPNYSIDLLSFVAPKTWYDSEPEPLASANVTLHDYFNVHPSENAEEKDLENFDRILKTVKFKSQNTVILNCLSSLVLYVGLGRAVRFVEKLSKQVSQLICVYRRDYGFTKVPAIETFGTTYVKLEEFTGLNPTNDLIYNVKLIHRKLGGSIICQTETIKQDIEFYRIDAEKVAAPSVRKAEPEPVKIETSFRTEVSTQEMEQRNKTPLPYTANATNMSRIFYQPEDVDDIDEEDPDDDLCI from the exons ATGTCGTTTATGAAGACGTTACCTCTGCTGGACGGAGCGAAAGTCATTGTTATAGACGAAG ATTCAAACGTAACATATGCAACAGCGTTGATAGCTGGATGGATGCACACGTGGAAAGAGAAGAATCCTAACTATAGCATCGATTTGCTGTCATTTGTTGCTCCGAAAACTTGGTACGACAGCGAACCAGAACCACTCGCGTCTGCGAACGTTACCTTGCACGATTACTTCAACGTACACCCGAGTGAGAACGCCGAAGAAAAAGACTTGGAAAACTTCGATCGTATACTCAAAACTGTCAAGTTTAAATCCCAAAATACGGTGATACTTAACTGCTTGAGCTCTTTGGTTCTGTATGTAGGTTTAGGAAGAGCTGTACGGTTTGTGGAAAAATTAAGCAAACAAGTCTCGCAATTGATATGCGTCTATCGGAGGGACTACGGATTTACTAAAGTTCCCGCAATCGAGACTTTCGGCACTACATACGTTAAGCTGGAAGAGTTTACAGGCCTTAATCCCAcgaacgatttaatttacaacgtaAAGCTCATTCACAGAAAGTTAGGGGGTTCCATAATATGCCAAACGGAAACAATAAAACAGGATATTGAATTCTATCGCATCGACGCTGAAAAAGTTGCTGCGCCAAGCGTTCGCAAGGCGGAACCGGAGCCAGTAAAAATCGAAACGTCATTTAGGACAGAAGTGAGCACTCAGGAGATGGAACAGAGAAACAAAACACCTTTACCTTACACTGCAAATGCAACAAATATGTCCAGGATATTTTATCAACCAGAAGATGTAGACGATATAGACGAAGAAGATCCCGATGACGACCTGTGTATATGA
- the LOC139111589 gene encoding uncharacterized protein isoform X2, producing MELGCWSSLGSQRMDLRLSIDSNVTYATALIAGWMHTWKEKNPNYSIDLLSFVAPKTWYDSEPEPLASANVTLHDYFNVHPSENAEEKDLENFDRILKTVKFKSQNTVILNCLSSLVLYVGLGRAVRFVEKLSKQVSQLICVYRRDYGFTKVPAIETFGTTYVKLEEFTGLNPTNDLIYNVKLIHRKLGGSIICQTETIKQDIEFYRIDAEKVAAPSVRKAEPEPVKIETSFRTEVSTQEMEQRNKTPLPYTANATNMSRIFYQPEDVDDIDEEDPDDDLCI from the exons ATGGAACTAGGATGCTGGAGCTCTCTGGGGTCTCAAAGGATGGATCTGCGGTTAAGTATAG ATTCAAACGTAACATATGCAACAGCGTTGATAGCTGGATGGATGCACACGTGGAAAGAGAAGAATCCTAACTATAGCATCGATTTGCTGTCATTTGTTGCTCCGAAAACTTGGTACGACAGCGAACCAGAACCACTCGCGTCTGCGAACGTTACCTTGCACGATTACTTCAACGTACACCCGAGTGAGAACGCCGAAGAAAAAGACTTGGAAAACTTCGATCGTATACTCAAAACTGTCAAGTTTAAATCCCAAAATACGGTGATACTTAACTGCTTGAGCTCTTTGGTTCTGTATGTAGGTTTAGGAAGAGCTGTACGGTTTGTGGAAAAATTAAGCAAACAAGTCTCGCAATTGATATGCGTCTATCGGAGGGACTACGGATTTACTAAAGTTCCCGCAATCGAGACTTTCGGCACTACATACGTTAAGCTGGAAGAGTTTACAGGCCTTAATCCCAcgaacgatttaatttacaacgtaAAGCTCATTCACAGAAAGTTAGGGGGTTCCATAATATGCCAAACGGAAACAATAAAACAGGATATTGAATTCTATCGCATCGACGCTGAAAAAGTTGCTGCGCCAAGCGTTCGCAAGGCGGAACCGGAGCCAGTAAAAATCGAAACGTCATTTAGGACAGAAGTGAGCACTCAGGAGATGGAACAGAGAAACAAAACACCTTTACCTTACACTGCAAATGCAACAAATATGTCCAGGATATTTTATCAACCAGAAGATGTAGACGATATAGACGAAGAAGATCCCGATGACGACCTGTGTATATGA
- the Sstn gene encoding uncharacterized protein Sstn produces MVMAGNENAPGALADDPLSARLQWLRQRREALQEKLAQKNNELKNLCIEEAELTGVLPPEIPLEPGESPPTFRRKVDTSFTYSQKLINKLKTTDAEESELELERQVQLGIVENALSVINDPTESKATRRKHRLAYQQSQRRLQELETELNFIRQTRGKAQRPVQLPVHAGNYNIQPHSHVNVKHRTKKPRPPLDSTGNEIATPKSVGRSILHEPGINLSPLVAEDKSNTYTGRAYEEPLTVPSICNHHRSGTYPGVSPVEQLNIKVVEHDHNDNHNIYILPEQSYRARTYSHGSGGSRYYQDTSAERTHRPYVPNTYTEDERQIRYRQFQHLQKQQQLQDQLHRQYAGSFESYKHLDNADIIRRSGQGTYDRDIRSSHYLPIDYQAYYKNNAQSHQILPRRDRDSSLSSCMKNISRHSGGSTSIETQLSPGYWVRHNDDIHWVSIDEADRFGSLDRRRRNAQHSANLDTQSRYRTVAVANSKSSSSSNVTTSPHQHHSVHLLPLSEHQTSTNNNKMLLRTQSLGSVETWQSNHSHDSHDSKDATEYVNNNRKSRQKEWYETSLDVGANAGLEHNLIVARKNVQRYQSSSPPGLIKPAANENARDNQISGPPLPMSPVNRHKRDKPEDRQHAQSHPRYDSSITRPKVLEIPAESKPSIDVCDNAVQPLGSPQNCTVVQPGKYQPYREVTKPFEMSDFYKYSTKFRKRNEAAAQSQVGNGDSSLQENRPAETNTADLSRDPNSYNFGQNGNITASPVQRRLYQPVQRMTCQPYLSSLR; encoded by the exons ATGG TGATGGCAGGAAACGAAAATGCGCCGGGAGCCTTGGCAGATGATCCGTTATCTGCGAGACTGCAATGGCTACGTCAACGCAGAGAAGCTTTGCAAGAGAAGCTTGCCCAGAAAAATAACGAGTTAAAAAACTTATGCATAGAAGAAGCAGAACTAACGGGTGTTTTACCACCAGAAATACCATTGGAGCCTGGCGAAAGTCCGCCAACTTTTCGTAGAAAAGTTGACACTTCCTTTACATATTcgcaaaaattgattaataagtTGAAGACAACCGATGCT GAGGAATCTGAATTGGAGTTGGAGAGACAAGTACAGCTTGGAATCGTGGAAAATGCACTGAGTGTTATTAACGACCCTACGGAAAGTAAGGCTACGCGTCGTAAACACAGGCTTGCTTATCAGCAGAGTCAACGGAGATTGCAAGAGTTGGAGACTGAGCTAAATTTCATTAGGCAAACTCGCGGTAAGGCACAGCGACCAGTGCAATTGCCGGTGCACGCGGGAAATTATAATATCCAACCACATTCGCATGTTAATGTAAAACACAGAACGAAGAAGCCACGGCCACCGCTGGATAGCACAG GAAACGAGATAGCAACTCCAAAGTCTGTTGGAAGGAGTATACTTCATGAGCCCGGTATTAATTTGAGTCCCTTGGTAGCCGAAGACAAATCTAATACTTATACGGGGCGTGCATACGAGGAACCATTGACTGTACCGAGCATTTGCAATCATCACCGCAGCGGCACTTATCCTGGCGTGAGCCCCGtcgaacaattaaatattaaagtcgTGGAGCACGATCATAACGACAATCATAACATTTACATATTACCCGAGCAATCGTACCGTGCTCGCACGTATTCCCATGGAAGTGGCGGATCTCGTTATTATCAGGATACATCGGCCGAAAGAACGCATCGACCTTACGTGCCGAACACTTACACCGAGGACGAGCGCCAAATCCGCTATCGTCAATTCCAGCATCTGCAGAAGCAACAACAGCTGCAAGATCAGCTGCACAGGCAATACGCAGGTTCCTTCGAGTCCTACAAGCACTTGGATAACGCGGATATCATACGAAGAAGCGGCCAAGGAACCTACGACAGAGATATTCGCTCGTCTCACTACTTGCCCATTGACTATCAGGcctattataaaaacaatgcGCAATCTCATCAGATTTTACCGAGGCGAGATCGTGACTCGTCGTTATCGTCTTGCATGAAGAACATCTCGCGGCACAGCGGCGGGAGTACGTCGATTGAAACGCAATTATCACCCGGCTACTGGGTGCGCCACAACGACGACATTCACTGGGTGAGCATAGACGAGGCTGACAGATTCGGCAGTCTGGATCGCAGACGCCGAAACGCCCAGCACAGTGCGAATTTAGATACGCAATCGCGTTATCGCACGGTCGCGGTCGCGAACAGTAAAAGCTCGTCGAGCAGCAACGTTACTACGTCGCCTCATCAGCATCACTCCGTTCATCTGCTACCGTTATCTGAGCACCAAACATcgacgaataataataaaatgttattgcgCACACAATCATTGGGAAGCGTAGAGACTTGGCAGTCGAATCACTCGCACGATTCGCACGACAGCAAGGATGCGACGGAGTACGTCAACAATAATCGTAAGAGCCGTCAGAAAGAGTGGTACGAAACGTCGTTGGACGTGGGAGCGAATGCGGGCTTGGAGCACAATTTGATCGTCGCGCGAAAGAACGTGCAGCGTTATCAATCGAGTTCGCCGCCTGGTCTGATCAAGCCAGCCGCTAACGAGAACGCGAGGGATAATCAGATTAGCGGGCCACCGCTGCCGATGAGCCCGGTGAATCGGCACAAAAGAGACAAACCGGAGGACCGGCAGCACGCACAGTCTCACCCTCGCTACGATTCATCCATAACGAGGCCGAAGGTACTGGAGATACCAGCCGAATCGAAACCGTCCATAGACGTTTGCGACAACGCGGTGCAACCGTTGGGTTCGCCGCAAAATTGCACCGTCGTGCAGCCGGGAAAGTATCAACCTTACAGGGAAGTGACGAAGCCTTTCGAGATGTCGGATTTTTACAAATACTCAACGAAATTCCGCAAGAGAAACGAGGCCGCCGCCCAGTCTCAAGTAGGAAACGGAGACTCGTCGCTTCAAGAAAATCGTCCGGCGGAAACGAATACCGCGGATTTATCTAGGGATCCTAATTCTTATAACTTCGGACAGAACGGTAATATCACCGCTAGTCCAGTACAAAGAAGACTTTATCAGCCCGTACAGCGCATGACTTGTCAACCTTACCTCTCGTCACTGAGATAA